The following proteins are co-located in the Rhodanobacteraceae bacterium genome:
- a CDS encoding cell envelope integrity protein TolA, producing MESRRDQSIALVYAIGVHVLAALVLFAGLIFSAPKKPVISGGALEAVLVDMNLGRPLPTPKAPPAPKPQPAPPKPEPPKPEPAKAEPAPPPPPPQAKPDEVTDQRPQLPTAPNEDALNLERQREELRKQQEELRRQQEIEQQRMQQLEDIRRQRAEAARLTAEREKQLAQARDAQRASEILNQQAEPQQPVGSQRPGQDVANDLLSQYAGLIQEVVTQNWRRPANTPTGIRCVLRVRQIPGGEVIGVTIGSPCNADPLIQQSIIDAVERASPLPYMGFESVFQPALNFNFRYDG from the coding sequence ATGGAATCCCGCCGCGACCAGTCCATCGCCCTCGTGTACGCCATCGGTGTGCACGTGCTGGCTGCGCTGGTGCTGTTCGCCGGGCTGATCTTCTCCGCGCCCAAGAAGCCGGTGATCTCGGGTGGGGCGCTCGAGGCGGTGCTGGTCGACATGAACCTCGGGCGGCCGCTGCCCACGCCGAAGGCGCCGCCGGCGCCCAAGCCGCAGCCTGCGCCGCCGAAACCCGAGCCGCCGAAGCCCGAGCCGGCCAAAGCCGAGCCCGCGCCGCCGCCACCGCCGCCGCAGGCCAAGCCGGACGAGGTCACAGACCAGCGTCCGCAACTGCCCACGGCGCCGAACGAGGACGCACTGAACCTGGAGCGCCAGCGTGAGGAGTTGCGCAAGCAGCAGGAAGAACTGCGCCGGCAGCAGGAGATCGAGCAGCAGCGCATGCAGCAGCTGGAGGACATCCGGCGCCAGCGCGCCGAGGCCGCGCGGCTGACGGCCGAGCGCGAGAAGCAACTCGCCCAGGCGCGCGATGCGCAGCGCGCCAGCGAGATCCTCAACCAGCAGGCCGAGCCGCAGCAGCCGGTGGGCAGCCAGCGGCCTGGCCAGGATGTCGCCAACGATCTGCTCAGCCAATATGCCGGCCTGATCCAGGAAGTCGTGACCCAGAACTGGCGGCGTCCGGCGAACACCCCTACCGGCATCCGCTGCGTGCTGCGCGTGCGCCAGATTCCGGGCGGCGAGGTGATCGGCGTCACCATTGGCTCGCCGTGCAACGCCGATCCGCTGATCCAGCAATCGATCATCGACGCGGTCGAACGCGCCAGTCCGCTTCCGTACATGGGCTTTGAGTCAGTCTTCCAGCCCGCGCTGAACTTCAACTTCCGCTACGACGGGTGA
- the tolB gene encoding Tol-Pal system beta propeller repeat protein TolB — protein sequence MHRLVSSALWFLLAMTGLVRVAAAQGLEIDIVNGREAAIPIAIVPFAWEAAAMPDQTQIDQVVRADLNRSGQFRALRKEDVVELPARGSDIKFPTWKMLKQDYIVVGRVQSAEGGYRVEFELHDVLKGQSLLALALPARAGEFRAVSHQIADLVYEKILGVRGAFFTRIAYITAKRQGEAKYEYAIWIADSDGFNPQRIVWNNEPFLSPAWSPDGRSLAYVSFERLGGHTIYIHELATGSRRLVTSYKGINGAPAFSPDGSTLALTLSKSGNPEIYTLNLASNSLNQLTRHFAIDTEAVWMPGGNSLLYTSDRSGKPQIYALAASGGTPERITSVGEYNARVTPSYDGRLLAMVQGNRNVYRIAVVDRERGGAGAVRMISPGPLDESPSFAPNASMVLYAAREGNRGVLYAASVDGSVRQRLALPDGDVREPAWGPFRQR from the coding sequence ATGCACAGACTAGTCAGCTCCGCCCTGTGGTTCCTGCTCGCCATGACCGGCCTTGTGCGCGTCGCCGCCGCGCAGGGGCTGGAGATCGACATCGTCAACGGCCGCGAGGCGGCGATCCCGATTGCCATCGTCCCCTTCGCCTGGGAAGCGGCGGCGATGCCGGACCAGACCCAGATCGACCAGGTGGTGCGTGCCGACCTGAACCGATCCGGCCAGTTCCGCGCGCTGCGCAAGGAAGATGTGGTGGAGCTGCCCGCGCGTGGCAGCGACATCAAGTTTCCGACCTGGAAAATGCTGAAGCAGGATTACATCGTGGTCGGCCGCGTGCAGTCCGCCGAGGGCGGCTACCGTGTCGAGTTCGAACTGCATGACGTGCTCAAGGGCCAGTCCCTGCTGGCACTCGCATTGCCGGCGCGTGCGGGCGAGTTCCGCGCAGTCTCGCACCAGATCGCGGACCTGGTGTACGAGAAGATCCTCGGCGTGCGCGGCGCCTTCTTCACCCGCATCGCCTACATCACGGCCAAGCGCCAGGGCGAGGCCAAGTACGAGTACGCGATCTGGATCGCCGATTCGGACGGCTTCAACCCGCAGCGCATCGTGTGGAACAACGAGCCCTTCCTGTCGCCCGCGTGGTCGCCGGATGGCCGCTCGCTGGCCTATGTCAGCTTCGAGCGCCTGGGCGGGCACACCATCTACATCCATGAGCTCGCCACCGGCTCGCGCCGGCTGGTCACCTCCTACAAGGGCATCAACGGCGCACCGGCCTTTTCCCCGGATGGCTCCACCCTGGCGCTGACCCTGAGCAAGAGCGGCAACCCCGAGATCTACACCCTGAACCTGGCGAGCAACAGCCTGAACCAGTTGACGCGGCATTTCGCCATCGACACCGAAGCCGTGTGGATGCCCGGCGGCAACAGCCTGCTCTACACCTCCGACCGTTCCGGCAAGCCGCAGATCTACGCGCTGGCGGCCAGTGGCGGCACCCCTGAGCGCATCACCTCGGTGGGCGAATACAACGCCCGGGTAACGCCGTCCTACGATGGGCGACTGCTGGCCATGGTGCAGGGCAATCGGAACGTGTATCGTATTGCGGTTGTGGACCGCGAGCGCGGGGGCGCCGGCGCGGTTCGTATGATTTCGCCGGGTCCGTTGGACGAGTCCCCGAGCTTCGCGCCGAACGCAAGCATGGTGTTGTACGCTGCCCGCGAAGGGAATCGCGGGGTGCTCTATGCCGCATCGGTTGACGGATCGGTGCGGCAACGGCTGGCACTCCCGGACGGCGACGTCCGTGAACCCGCCTGGGGCCCCTTCAGGCAACGTTGA
- the pal gene encoding peptidoglycan-associated lipoprotein Pal: MNTPIRVLVLALAVAGLGACKTTKQPPAAPASTPTQEQPTTAAQPEESWTNPALLDSKPCLVSRIAYFDFDQSTIKSEAMEMLKCHGKWLSANPGARISLEGHADERGTREYNLGLGERRGNAVRDMLLANGGRSEQVAVVSYGEERPICTDSDESCWGKNRRAEIVYTAKQ, encoded by the coding sequence ATGAATACCCCGATTCGCGTCCTCGTCCTGGCCCTGGCCGTTGCTGGTCTCGGCGCCTGTAAGACCACCAAGCAGCCGCCTGCCGCGCCGGCTTCGACCCCGACGCAGGAGCAGCCGACCACGGCTGCCCAGCCGGAAGAGAGCTGGACCAACCCGGCCCTGCTCGACAGCAAGCCGTGCCTGGTCTCCCGCATTGCCTACTTCGATTTCGACCAGTCGACGATCAAGTCCGAGGCGATGGAAATGCTGAAGTGCCATGGCAAGTGGCTGTCCGCCAACCCGGGCGCCCGCATCTCGCTGGAAGGCCACGCCGACGAGCGCGGCACGCGCGAGTACAACCTGGGCCTGGGCGAGCGCCGCGGCAATGCCGTGCGCGACATGCTGCTGGCCAATGGCGGCCGTTCCGAGCAGGTGGCCGTGGTCAGCTACGGCGAAGAGCGTCCGATCTGCACCGACAGCGACGAGAGCTGCTGGGGCAAGAACCGCCGCGCCGAGATCGTCTACACCGCCAAGCAGTAA
- the ybgF gene encoding tol-pal system protein YbgF, with the protein MIDVKTLTLRSLTAALVAAVCVSGSAYAQSRLSLAERVEQLERQLQGNGASNNLSELMLRNQELQAEVQSLRGLVEEQAFEIENLKKRQRDQYVDLDSRLQRLEGGGMTVPSRPPADAPIEAPAPEQLSADEPVSGLPDPATLPTRDMPAGAEAVGATVAQTGTPDEKMAYETAFEALKQGRYAESSQLFSAFLQQYPDGEFAANATYWLGESYYVTQNYEIALETFQSLLSRFPDSRKAPDGLLKVGYCQYELGDTQRAASTLNEVVSRFPDTPVARLAQGRLRALRLDGR; encoded by the coding sequence ATGATCGACGTTAAGACGTTGACGCTTCGATCCCTGACGGCGGCCCTCGTGGCCGCCGTCTGCGTTTCGGGATCGGCCTATGCGCAGAGCCGGCTCAGCCTGGCCGAGCGTGTCGAACAACTGGAGCGCCAGCTGCAGGGCAACGGCGCGTCCAACAACCTGTCCGAGCTGATGCTGCGCAACCAGGAATTGCAGGCCGAGGTGCAGAGCCTGCGCGGACTGGTGGAAGAGCAGGCTTTCGAGATCGAGAACCTGAAGAAGCGCCAGCGCGACCAGTACGTCGACCTGGATTCGCGCCTGCAGCGGCTGGAAGGCGGCGGCATGACCGTGCCCTCGCGTCCGCCCGCCGATGCGCCGATCGAGGCGCCCGCGCCGGAGCAGCTGTCCGCCGATGAGCCGGTCAGCGGCCTGCCGGACCCGGCCACGCTGCCGACCCGCGACATGCCTGCTGGCGCGGAGGCCGTGGGCGCTACGGTGGCGCAGACCGGCACTCCGGACGAGAAGATGGCCTACGAGACCGCCTTCGAGGCGCTCAAGCAGGGCCGTTACGCCGAGTCCTCGCAGCTGTTCTCGGCCTTCCTGCAGCAGTACCCGGATGGCGAGTTCGCCGCCAATGCCACTTACTGGCTGGGCGAGTCCTACTACGTCACGCAGAACTACGAGATCGCGCTGGAGACCTTCCAGAGCCTGCTTTCGCGCTTCCCGGACAGCCGCAAGGCCCCGGATGGGCTGCTCAAGGTCGGTTACTGCCAGTACGAACTCGGCGACACCCAGCGCGCCGCGAGCACGCTGAACGAAGTGGTCAGCCGCTTCCCGGACACCCCGGTGGCGCGCCTGGCCCAGGGCCGTCTGCGCGCGCTGAGGCTGGACGGCAGGTGA
- the queE gene encoding 7-carboxy-7-deazaguanine synthase QueE, producing MSTATAAGGATSAVALRITEIFHSIQGEADAVGWPTVFVRLTGCPLRCSWCDTTYSFTGGDKRSLDDVLATVASFQARHVCVTGGEPLAQKSCLPLLRALCDAGHEVSLETSGAMDVAEVDPRVRKVMDLKCPGSGEMGRNRWENLAHLLLHDQVKFVIADRADYDWAREQTLTHALAARCQVLYSPVADQLPPGQLADWILADRLPVRLQLQLHKVLWGNAPGR from the coding sequence GTGAGCACGGCAACGGCAGCCGGCGGCGCGACCAGCGCCGTCGCGCTGCGCATCACCGAGATCTTCCATTCGATCCAGGGCGAGGCCGACGCGGTCGGCTGGCCCACGGTGTTCGTGCGCCTGACCGGCTGCCCGCTGCGCTGCAGCTGGTGCGACACCACCTATTCCTTCACCGGCGGCGACAAGCGTTCGCTCGACGACGTACTGGCGACAGTTGCAAGCTTCCAGGCACGCCATGTCTGCGTGACCGGCGGCGAGCCGCTGGCGCAGAAGTCCTGCCTGCCGCTGCTGCGTGCGCTCTGCGATGCCGGCCATGAGGTCTCGCTGGAGACTTCGGGCGCGATGGACGTCGCCGAGGTTGATCCGCGAGTACGCAAGGTCATGGACCTCAAGTGCCCGGGTTCCGGGGAGATGGGACGCAACCGCTGGGAGAACCTCGCCCATTTGCTGCTGCACGACCAGGTCAAGTTCGTGATCGCCGACCGTGCCGATTATGACTGGGCGCGTGAGCAGACCCTGACCCATGCCCTGGCGGCCCGCTGCCAGGTGCTGTATTCCCCGGTCGCCGACCAGCTCCCGCCCGGACAACTTGCCGACTGGATCCTCGCCGACCGTTTGCCCGTTCGCCTGCAGTTGCAGTTGCACAAGGTGCTGTGGGGGAACGCGCCGGGACGTTGA
- the queC gene encoding 7-cyano-7-deazaguanine synthase QueC: MSTAIILLSGGLDSATVLAMARAAGHRCHALSVDYRQRHRSELDAAQRVAAALGAVEHRVIPLDLRAIGGSALTDDAIAVPESPTSGIPVTYVPARNTLMLSLALAYGEVIGANDLYIGVNAVDYSGYPDCRPEFIAAFQTMARLATKTGVEGAQITVHAPIIDMSKAQIIRAGTTLGVDYGMTVSCYQADADGRACGRCDSCRLRAEGFATAGVADPTRYQGA, translated from the coding sequence ATGTCCACTGCAATCATCCTGCTCTCCGGCGGCCTCGATTCCGCCACTGTCCTGGCCATGGCGCGCGCTGCCGGGCACCGTTGCCATGCGTTGAGCGTGGACTATCGCCAGCGCCATCGCTCGGAGCTGGATGCGGCGCAGCGGGTTGCGGCGGCGCTGGGCGCGGTCGAGCACCGCGTGATTCCGCTCGACCTGCGCGCGATCGGCGGATCGGCGCTGACGGATGACGCGATCGCGGTGCCCGAGTCGCCCACCAGCGGCATCCCGGTCACCTATGTGCCGGCGCGCAACACGCTGATGCTGTCGCTGGCGCTGGCCTATGGCGAAGTGATCGGCGCCAACGACCTCTACATCGGCGTCAACGCAGTCGACTATTCCGGCTACCCGGACTGCCGCCCCGAGTTCATCGCCGCCTTCCAGACGATGGCTCGGCTGGCCACCAAGACCGGCGTCGAGGGCGCGCAGATCACCGTGCACGCACCGATCATCGACATGAGCAAGGCGCAGATCATTCGCGCCGGCACTACGCTCGGCGTGGATTACGGCATGACCGTCAGCTGCTACCAGGCCGATGCCGATGGCCGCGCCTGCGGGCGTTGCGACTCCTGCCGCTTGCGCGCCGAGGGATTCGCGACGGCCGGCGTGGCCGATCCAACGCGCTACCAGGGCGCCTGA
- a CDS encoding ABC transporter permease has product MLVLVNGSALGGLWALGWQPLPYAQPERLVQLRIDLKDIDFQVGLSPSLLDAVRARSETFAGAIGAAPVKAALDPGGRVWHTQRISADFHQVLGVAPALGRALDGAEDGGPALLLSHATWRAQFDASAEVIGQTWRIGEVDYRIVGVMPAGFAWPDTRVQAWTAFAATAEERATDAAGGFGQFEVAARLAPGVTLAQAQGALAAVLANSGSEFLRNPEGPARADVRPWRAQFSAGHFQPLLLVQASALLLLLIAATNLAGLALDRMLARRRDHAVLRALGAVPRQLRAQAAIELALPAAIGAIVGALLVPAGIALLRARGLLPEALPVASATGVVAAAMGAAAGALALLLALALLRLGQGRLAAGALGSRAVSGLSPAQGWLLVAQLALTVALAGGSALLLRSAWNLAAENRGFDAANVVLTQVDLGDQVSEAQVQALRDAVAALPGMDGVARADMPPFGGAEFMTELRSAVDPEPAEARIASVSPGYFDVLRIPLVAGRAFTPADGAAAVVVDEVYARRFGQPADALGQILRQADDADATPLRIVGVAEAVKQKSLDEELRYGTLYQPIGDSDPVQFLVSRGVDTAPVEAVRRLLAQVAPDAELLVNVALDQAVARTQQVRVALMEAVSLFALATLLLSALGVYAALSTAVRRRVAEFGVRMAIGAAPGAILREVYARSAWILLPGLLLGLGLGLALARVAGDRLHRVTPADASSWAAALAAVAIIGALAVLPSAYRAMRVAPAAALLSRGDRDA; this is encoded by the coding sequence TTGCTGGTGCTGGTCAATGGCAGCGCGCTTGGCGGCCTGTGGGCGCTTGGATGGCAGCCGCTGCCCTATGCCCAGCCCGAGCGGCTGGTGCAGTTGCGCATCGATCTCAAGGACATCGACTTCCAGGTGGGGCTCTCACCCTCGCTGCTGGATGCGGTGCGCGCGCGCAGCGAGACCTTCGCCGGGGCGATCGGTGCGGCGCCGGTCAAGGCGGCGCTCGATCCGGGCGGGCGGGTCTGGCACACCCAGCGGATCAGCGCGGACTTCCACCAGGTGCTCGGCGTGGCCCCAGCGCTCGGGCGTGCGCTCGATGGCGCGGAGGATGGCGGGCCAGCGCTGCTGCTGTCGCACGCGACCTGGCGCGCGCAGTTCGACGCCTCGGCTGAGGTGATCGGGCAGACCTGGCGGATCGGTGAGGTCGACTACCGCATCGTCGGCGTGATGCCCGCCGGTTTTGCCTGGCCGGACACCCGCGTGCAGGCCTGGACCGCGTTCGCGGCGACCGCCGAGGAGCGCGCAACCGACGCCGCGGGTGGATTCGGCCAGTTCGAGGTGGCTGCACGACTGGCCCCCGGGGTCACGCTCGCGCAAGCGCAGGGCGCGTTGGCCGCCGTGCTGGCCAACTCCGGCAGCGAATTCCTGCGCAATCCCGAAGGCCCTGCGCGGGCCGACGTGCGCCCCTGGCGCGCGCAGTTCAGCGCCGGTCACTTCCAACCGCTGCTGCTGGTCCAGGCATCTGCGCTGCTGCTGTTGCTGATCGCGGCAACCAATCTTGCGGGACTGGCACTCGACCGCATGCTCGCGCGCCGGCGCGACCACGCCGTGCTGCGCGCGCTGGGGGCCGTGCCGCGGCAACTGCGCGCTCAGGCGGCGATTGAACTGGCGCTCCCCGCAGCCATCGGCGCGATCGTCGGCGCCCTGCTCGTGCCGGCCGGCATCGCGCTGCTGCGCGCACGCGGGCTGCTGCCGGAGGCCCTGCCGGTGGCATCGGCTACGGGTGTCGTCGCGGCCGCGATGGGCGCGGCAGCGGGCGCTCTGGCGCTGCTGCTGGCGCTGGCCTTGCTGCGCCTGGGACAGGGCAGGCTGGCCGCGGGTGCGCTCGGCTCGCGCGCGGTGTCCGGATTGTCGCCGGCGCAAGGCTGGCTGCTGGTGGCGCAACTGGCGCTCACCGTGGCACTGGCGGGCGGGTCGGCGCTGCTGCTGCGGAGTGCGTGGAACCTCGCGGCGGAGAACCGAGGCTTCGATGCGGCGAACGTGGTGCTGACCCAGGTCGATCTCGGCGACCAGGTCAGCGAAGCCCAGGTCCAGGCCCTCCGCGACGCGGTGGCGGCGTTGCCCGGCATGGACGGCGTCGCCCGCGCCGACATGCCGCCTTTCGGTGGCGCCGAGTTCATGACCGAACTGAGGAGCGCGGTGGATCCCGAGCCCGCCGAGGCGCGAATCGCGTCGGTGTCGCCCGGGTACTTCGACGTGCTGCGGATTCCGCTGGTCGCCGGGCGCGCGTTCACGCCGGCCGACGGCGCCGCGGCCGTGGTGGTGGACGAGGTCTATGCGCGCCGCTTCGGCCAGCCCGCCGATGCGCTGGGACAAATCCTGCGACAGGCGGACGACGCGGACGCGACGCCGCTGCGGATCGTCGGCGTCGCCGAAGCGGTCAAGCAGAAATCGCTGGATGAAGAGCTCCGGTACGGTACCCTGTACCAGCCGATCGGGGACAGCGACCCGGTGCAGTTCCTGGTGAGTCGCGGGGTGGACACGGCGCCGGTCGAAGCCGTTCGCCGGCTGCTGGCGCAGGTGGCACCGGATGCCGAACTGCTGGTCAATGTGGCGCTGGACCAGGCGGTGGCGCGCACCCAGCAGGTCCGCGTGGCGCTGATGGAGGCGGTGTCGCTGTTCGCGCTCGCCACCCTGCTGCTGTCTGCGCTCGGGGTGTACGCCGCGCTGAGCACCGCGGTGCGCCGGCGCGTGGCGGAATTCGGCGTGCGCATGGCCATCGGCGCCGCGCCCGGCGCAATCCTGCGTGAGGTCTATGCGCGCTCGGCGTGGATCCTGCTGCCCGGATTGCTGCTGGGCCTGGGCCTTGGGCTGGCACTGGCGCGCGTGGCGGGGGACCGGTTGCATCGCGTGACGCCCGCAGATGCTTCCAGCTGGGCCGCGGCATTGGCGGCAGTCGCCATCATCGGCGCGCTCGCGGTGCTGCCTTCGGCGTATCGCGCGATGCGCGTCGCGCCGGCGGCAGCGCTGCTGTCGCGCGGCGACCGCGACGCCTGA